The following are encoded in a window of Gramella sp. MT6 genomic DNA:
- a CDS encoding chorismate-binding protein yields MDSVDFYNQLKAHYIEHKPIVAYRKPGEDNVKAMLQVDAENYQVSDLSESGFVFAPFNPEDVSYIIPAGKSKTIDYDFLVEEVEGMPFDQDNLDSVDFEYMEEDQKRHENLVQKGIDEIRQRHFKKVVLSRSEKVQVLDPDPLRIFKNLLEKYPGAMVYLWFHPETGFWLGATPETLLHVERNRFNTMALAGTQLFQGETDVEWDSKEVEEQLFVTDYILESLEDLPGVENIKTSRPYSARAGNLLHICTDIFGYLKDPENLKDLIETIHPTPAVCGLPRQEALDFILKNEDHSREFYSGYLGELNLKTEHKRNSNQRNQENQQFVSISKQTELFVNLRCMKLKDGDARIYVGGGITKDSNAADEWMETVNKSQTMKSVLVK; encoded by the coding sequence ATGGATTCTGTAGATTTTTATAACCAGCTTAAAGCTCATTATATAGAGCATAAGCCAATAGTCGCTTACAGGAAACCGGGAGAAGATAATGTAAAAGCTATGCTTCAGGTTGATGCTGAAAATTACCAGGTGAGTGATCTTTCTGAAAGCGGATTTGTTTTTGCTCCATTTAATCCTGAAGACGTTTCCTATATAATTCCTGCTGGAAAATCTAAAACAATAGATTACGATTTTCTAGTGGAAGAAGTAGAGGGTATGCCTTTTGATCAGGATAATCTTGATTCTGTAGATTTTGAATACATGGAGGAGGACCAGAAGAGACATGAGAATCTGGTACAAAAAGGTATAGATGAGATCAGGCAGAGACATTTTAAAAAAGTGGTTTTATCCAGGTCTGAAAAAGTTCAGGTACTTGATCCAGATCCATTAAGGATATTTAAAAATCTTCTGGAGAAATATCCAGGTGCCATGGTATATCTCTGGTTTCATCCCGAGACCGGATTCTGGCTTGGAGCTACACCTGAAACCTTACTGCATGTAGAAAGGAATAGGTTCAATACAATGGCTCTTGCTGGGACACAGCTTTTCCAGGGAGAGACAGATGTAGAATGGGATAGCAAGGAGGTTGAAGAACAACTTTTTGTGACCGATTATATTCTGGAATCATTAGAAGATCTTCCAGGTGTAGAAAATATTAAAACTTCCAGGCCTTATTCAGCAAGGGCAGGTAACCTGCTCCATATATGCACCGATATTTTTGGATATCTCAAGGATCCGGAAAATCTAAAAGATCTTATTGAGACAATTCATCCAACTCCAGCTGTTTGCGGGTTACCAAGACAGGAAGCTTTGGATTTTATTCTTAAAAATGAAGATCATTCCCGGGAGTTCTATTCAGGTTACCTGGGAGAATTAAACCTAAAGACAGAACATAAAAGAAATTCCAATCAACGAAATCAGGAGAACCAGCAATTTGTATCTATTTCTAAGCAAACTGAACTTTTCGTAAATCTTAGGTGTATGAAATTAAAGGATGGTGATGCCCGTATTTATGTAGGTGGAGGTATTACAAAAGACTCCAACGCTGCCGATGAATGGATGGAAACCGTGAACAAATCACAGACCATGAAATCTGTACTTGTTAAATAA
- a CDS encoding hotdog fold thioesterase, with amino-acid sequence MTKEELLELSKKVCKNTLMETLEIEFTEIGDDYLIAKMPVNSRVHQPDGVLHGGASVALAESVGSMASYVFLDRENFFVRGIEINANHLKSIKEGWVFAKATFIHKGRTTQLFEIRITDEAANLISIVKLTTISLPKEKK; translated from the coding sequence AGAACTTTTGGAGTTATCCAAAAAGGTATGCAAGAACACCCTGATGGAAACTCTTGAAATCGAATTTACAGAAATAGGTGATGATTATTTAATAGCAAAAATGCCGGTGAATTCCAGGGTGCATCAGCCAGATGGAGTTTTGCATGGGGGAGCCAGTGTGGCCCTTGCCGAAAGTGTGGGCAGCATGGCCAGCTATGTTTTTCTGGATAGGGAGAATTTTTTTGTTCGCGGGATTGAAATTAATGCCAATCATTTAAAAAGTATTAAAGAAGGCTGGGTTTTCGCCAAAGCGACCTTTATTCATAAAGGTAGAACTACCCAGTTGTTTGAAATAAGAATTACCGATGAGGCTGCAAACCTTATTTCAATCGTAAAACTTACGACTATCTCACTGCCAAAAGAAAAGAAATAA